Proteins from a single region of Echeneis naucrates chromosome 14, fEcheNa1.1, whole genome shotgun sequence:
- the sms gene encoding spermine synthase isoform X2, whose product MALRHYTLDFSLSAAVDSASTVPGLLSIFHEQEMTETVHDTNGHGYLATFVGKNGRLVILRVHSHGLVTIDLQCYEDDNIAQLDNLLNALEKKLKVLLNGNVTRVKRLPALIRGAKVDRYWPTADGRLIEYDIDRVVYEEDSAYQNIKILHSQQFGNILVLNGDVNLAESDLAYTQAIIGGGKENYAGKEVLILGGGDGGILAEVVKQKPKMITMVEIDQKVIDGCRTHMRKTCGNILDNLKGDCYQILVEDCVPVLKKYVKEGRMFDYVINDLTAVPISTEPEEDSTWEFLRLILDLSIKVLHPAGKYFTQGNSVNLTEALSLYEEQLEKLSCPVDFSKEVVCVPSYLELWVFYTIWKK is encoded by the exons ATGGCACTGCGACATTACACCCTCGACTTCAGCCTCTCTGCGGCAG TTGACTCTGCTTCCACGGTCCCCGGCCTGCTGTCCATATTTCACGAGCAGGAAATGACAGAGACTGTTCATGATACCAATGGACATGGATACCTTGCTACTTTTGTAGGCAAGAATGGCCG GCTTGTTATTCTGCGTGTGCACTCCCATGGGTTGGTCACCATTGATCTGCAGTGTTATGAAGATGACAACATTGCACAACTAGACAAT CTTTTAAATGCACTGGAAAAGAAGCTAAAGGTCCTCTTAAATGGCAATGTAACAAGAGTCAAGAG GCTCCCAGCCCTCATCCGGGGGGCAAAAGTTGACCGATATTGGCCAACAGCTGATGGCAGACTGATCGAGTATGACATTGACCGAGTAGTGTACGAAGAAGATTCTGCAtaccaaaacataaaaatattgcaCTCACAGCAGTTTGGAAATATCCTAGTACTCAATGGAGATGTTA ACTTGGCAGAGAGTGATTTGGCCTACACCCAAGCCATCATTGGTGGTGGAAAAGAGAATTATGCTGGAAAAGAGGTGCTGATACTaggaggaggtgatggaggcATCCTTGCTGAGGTGGTCAAACAAAAGCCAAAGATGATCACCATGGTGGAG ATTGACCAGAAGGTGATAGACGGGTGCAGAACACACATGAGAAAGACTTGCGGCAATATCCTTGACAACCTGAAGGGAGATTGCTACCAA ATACTGGTTGAGGACTGTGTCCCTGTGCTGAAGAAGTATGTCAAAGAAGGACGGATGTTTGACTACGTAATTAATGACCTCACTGCAGTTCCAATATCTACAGAGCCGGAAGaag ACTCGACTTGGGAGTTCCTGCGTCTCATCTTAGATCTGTCAATAAAAGTCCTGCATCCAGCTGGGAAGTATTTCACACAG GGTAACAGCGTGAATCTGACAGAGGCACTGAGTCTGTATGAAGAACAACTGGAAAAGCTCTCCTGTCCGGTGGACTTCTCCAAAGAGGTGGTGTGTGTTCCCTCCTACTTGGAGCT ATGGGTTTTCTACACCATATGGAAGAAGTAG
- the LOC115054802 gene encoding uncharacterized protein LOC115054802, giving the protein MLSNFLQSVNLAVQLEEAVGQFLVSQWLNMLKKVKTSLSSALSPCKRHQVPSPHISQSVHDLLPEQTLDKDSATPSVTDRETSSPVTCLNPTGQSSPRTKYNKGSVHSVGCLRHGSIPNAEAVRAVYLLMGGAAASSAMGYVGACSSSNLEAKAPNLPINTDISGTYHTCSPALEAPNFNSFDFEVADSDFDGFDCGGFTF; this is encoded by the exons ATGTTAAGCAACTTCCTACAGTCGGTAAACTTAGCTGTGCAGTTAGAGGAAGCAGTTGGCCAGTTCTTAGTAAG TCAATGGCTAAATAtgctgaaaaaagtgaaaacg AGTCTTTCATCAGCTCTGAGTCCTTGTAAGAGGCATCAAGTACCATCACCacacatcagtcagtcagtccatgATCTGTTACCTGAGCAAACCCTTGACAAAGATTCAGCAACTCCATCTGTTACTGACAGGGAGACCTCTTCACCAGTGACATGTCTGAATCCAACAGGACAGAGTTCTCCCCGTACAAAGTATAACAAGGGAAGTGTGCATTCAGTGGGATGCCTGCGCCATGGCAGTATCCCAAATGCCGAGGCGGTGAGGGCAGTTTACCTGCTGATGGGAGGGGCTGCAGCTTCCTCTGCTATGGGTTATGTTGGTGCATGCTCTTCTTCTAATCTGGAAGCCAAAGCTCCCAACCTTCCCATCAACACGGATATCTCTGGAACATATCACACCTGCAGCCCAGCACTGGAGGCGCCAAACTTCAACAGCTTTGACTTTGAGGTGGCAGACTCAGATTTTGATGGTTTTGATTGTGGTGGGTTTACTTTCTGA
- the sms gene encoding spermine synthase isoform X1, which translates to MALRHYTLDFSLSAAVDSASTVPGLLSIFHEQEMTETVHDTNGHGYLATFVGKNGRKCAPATSVDVMLVILRVHSHGLVTIDLQCYEDDNIAQLDNLLNALEKKLKVLLNGNVTRVKRLPALIRGAKVDRYWPTADGRLIEYDIDRVVYEEDSAYQNIKILHSQQFGNILVLNGDVNLAESDLAYTQAIIGGGKENYAGKEVLILGGGDGGILAEVVKQKPKMITMVEIDQKVIDGCRTHMRKTCGNILDNLKGDCYQILVEDCVPVLKKYVKEGRMFDYVINDLTAVPISTEPEEDSTWEFLRLILDLSIKVLHPAGKYFTQGNSVNLTEALSLYEEQLEKLSCPVDFSKEVVCVPSYLELWVFYTIWKK; encoded by the exons ATGGCACTGCGACATTACACCCTCGACTTCAGCCTCTCTGCGGCAG TTGACTCTGCTTCCACGGTCCCCGGCCTGCTGTCCATATTTCACGAGCAGGAAATGACAGAGACTGTTCATGATACCAATGGACATGGATACCTTGCTACTTTTGTAGGCAAGAATGGCCG GAAGTGTGCTCCAGCAACTAGTGTAGATGTGAT GCTTGTTATTCTGCGTGTGCACTCCCATGGGTTGGTCACCATTGATCTGCAGTGTTATGAAGATGACAACATTGCACAACTAGACAAT CTTTTAAATGCACTGGAAAAGAAGCTAAAGGTCCTCTTAAATGGCAATGTAACAAGAGTCAAGAG GCTCCCAGCCCTCATCCGGGGGGCAAAAGTTGACCGATATTGGCCAACAGCTGATGGCAGACTGATCGAGTATGACATTGACCGAGTAGTGTACGAAGAAGATTCTGCAtaccaaaacataaaaatattgcaCTCACAGCAGTTTGGAAATATCCTAGTACTCAATGGAGATGTTA ACTTGGCAGAGAGTGATTTGGCCTACACCCAAGCCATCATTGGTGGTGGAAAAGAGAATTATGCTGGAAAAGAGGTGCTGATACTaggaggaggtgatggaggcATCCTTGCTGAGGTGGTCAAACAAAAGCCAAAGATGATCACCATGGTGGAG ATTGACCAGAAGGTGATAGACGGGTGCAGAACACACATGAGAAAGACTTGCGGCAATATCCTTGACAACCTGAAGGGAGATTGCTACCAA ATACTGGTTGAGGACTGTGTCCCTGTGCTGAAGAAGTATGTCAAAGAAGGACGGATGTTTGACTACGTAATTAATGACCTCACTGCAGTTCCAATATCTACAGAGCCGGAAGaag ACTCGACTTGGGAGTTCCTGCGTCTCATCTTAGATCTGTCAATAAAAGTCCTGCATCCAGCTGGGAAGTATTTCACACAG GGTAACAGCGTGAATCTGACAGAGGCACTGAGTCTGTATGAAGAACAACTGGAAAAGCTCTCCTGTCCGGTGGACTTCTCCAAAGAGGTGGTGTGTGTTCCCTCCTACTTGGAGCT ATGGGTTTTCTACACCATATGGAAGAAGTAG